Proteins encoded by one window of Actinocorallia herbida:
- a CDS encoding alpha/beta hydrolase, which produces MTQQPPPLTPFLEPAAQALAEATAPHPRIYEVPPEKGRDILAGLQSGEGVARPDVDEQWVEVDAGEWGKVRTRIIRPKGVSGNLPVVLYIHGAGWVFGDDKTHDRLFRELVVGANAVGVFPVYDRAPEAKYPTQVEQNYAVGKWIAENGAQYGADTSRMAVAGESVGGCMSAVFALMAKDRGGPALKAQVLLYPVTNADFSTPSYVQFADGYYLTRDGMIWFWDAYTAEDSQRKEVYASPLQASLEELKGLPPTLVITDEADVLRDEGEQYANRLREAGVDVTAVRVAGMVHDFLLLDSLRDTRAANVARHLAIDALNKALN; this is translated from the coding sequence ATGACGCAGCAGCCTCCTCCGCTGACCCCGTTCCTCGAGCCCGCGGCGCAGGCGCTCGCCGAGGCGACGGCCCCGCACCCGCGCATCTACGAGGTGCCGCCGGAGAAGGGCCGGGACATCCTGGCGGGCCTCCAGAGCGGTGAGGGCGTGGCGCGCCCCGACGTCGACGAGCAGTGGGTCGAGGTCGACGCCGGGGAGTGGGGCAAGGTGCGCACCCGGATCATCCGGCCCAAGGGCGTCTCGGGGAACCTGCCCGTCGTGCTGTACATCCACGGCGCCGGATGGGTCTTCGGCGACGACAAGACGCACGACCGCCTCTTTCGCGAACTCGTCGTCGGCGCCAACGCGGTAGGCGTCTTCCCCGTCTACGACCGCGCGCCCGAGGCGAAGTACCCGACCCAGGTCGAGCAGAACTACGCCGTCGGCAAGTGGATCGCCGAGAACGGCGCCCAGTACGGCGCGGACACCTCCCGCATGGCGGTGGCGGGCGAGTCGGTCGGCGGCTGCATGTCCGCGGTGTTCGCGCTGATGGCCAAGGACCGCGGCGGCCCCGCGCTCAAGGCCCAGGTGCTGCTCTACCCGGTCACGAACGCCGACTTCAGCACCCCGTCCTACGTCCAGTTCGCCGACGGCTACTACCTCACCCGAGACGGCATGATCTGGTTCTGGGACGCGTACACGGCCGAGGACTCCCAGCGCAAGGAGGTCTACGCCTCGCCGCTCCAGGCGAGCCTGGAGGAGCTGAAGGGCCTGCCGCCGACCCTGGTGATCACCGACGAGGCCGACGTCCTGCGCGACGAGGGCGAGCAGTACGCCAACCGGCTCCGCGAGGCGGGCGTGGACGTCACCGCGGTCCGGGTCGCGGGCATGGTCCACGACTTCCTGCTGCTGGACAGCCTGCGCGACACCCGCGCCGCGAACGTCGCCCGCCACCTGGCGATCGACGCGCTCAACAAAGCGCTCAACTGA
- a CDS encoding phosphotransferase family protein produces MTAQFLVTASGLGMAVKEALRAGLDRTLPGGSVPLRADGIDERWLSDALGLAPGTVTSVRIADAHSGTAARVRLAVEADGLPDHLFLKLPPRNYLQHVLMNLFDLGLREIHAYRALGETPPVRVPRCHAAKADEGRRRSVLVLEDLSETATFRTVVDSVSREEAESVVDALAGLHAAFWGTDRFKTDLAPLARRSPGALRLGDLIRRRFLEQINGHAADLIPEEMKLQCRVFYQRSAEIDAFWEARPQTLIHGDTHLGNLFFEGSAPGFLDWQVAMAGPGIRDIAYFATTSVEPDLLRKIERPLVERYAARLRDLGVAADTDEQWTLYRAAVTEAYLAAVCTAEAGERMQPRDVSRTGVARAVAGVAAHDSFKVLTALIDGEAP; encoded by the coding sequence ATGACCGCACAGTTCCTCGTCACCGCATCCGGCCTCGGCATGGCCGTCAAAGAGGCGCTCCGCGCCGGACTCGACCGGACCCTGCCCGGCGGCTCGGTGCCGCTGCGCGCCGACGGGATCGACGAGCGATGGCTCAGCGACGCACTCGGCCTCGCCCCCGGCACGGTCACCTCCGTGCGCATCGCCGACGCGCACTCCGGGACCGCCGCGCGCGTCCGCCTCGCGGTCGAGGCCGACGGGCTGCCGGACCACCTGTTCCTCAAGCTGCCGCCGCGCAACTACCTCCAGCACGTCCTGATGAACCTGTTCGACCTCGGCCTCCGCGAGATCCACGCCTACCGCGCGCTAGGCGAGACCCCGCCCGTCCGGGTGCCGCGCTGCCACGCCGCCAAGGCCGACGAGGGCAGGCGCCGCTCGGTCCTGGTGCTGGAGGACCTGTCGGAGACCGCCACGTTCCGGACCGTCGTCGACTCGGTGAGCCGGGAGGAGGCCGAGTCCGTCGTCGACGCCCTGGCTGGCCTGCACGCCGCCTTCTGGGGCACCGACCGCTTCAAGACCGACCTCGCGCCCCTCGCCCGGCGCTCCCCCGGCGCGCTGCGCCTCGGCGACCTGATCCGCCGCCGCTTCCTGGAGCAGATCAACGGGCACGCCGCCGATCTCATCCCCGAAGAGATGAAGCTCCAGTGCCGCGTCTTCTACCAGCGCAGTGCCGAGATCGACGCTTTCTGGGAAGCGCGGCCCCAGACCCTGATCCACGGCGACACCCACCTCGGCAACCTGTTCTTCGAGGGATCCGCGCCCGGCTTCCTCGACTGGCAGGTCGCCATGGCCGGACCCGGCATCCGCGACATCGCGTACTTCGCGACCACGTCCGTCGAGCCCGACCTGCTCCGCAAGATCGAGCGGCCGCTCGTCGAGCGTTACGCGGCGCGGCTGCGGGACCTGGGCGTCGCCGCGGACACCGACGAGCAGTGGACGCTCTACCGGGCGGCGGTCACCGAGGCGTACCTCGCCGCCGTCTGCACCGCCGAGGCCGGGGAGCGGATGCAGCCGCGCGACGTCTCCCGGACCGGCGTCGCCCGCGCCGTCGCCGGGGTCGCCGCGCACGACTCCTTCAAGGTGCTGACCGCGCTGATAGACGGCGAAGCGCCCTGA
- a CDS encoding TetR/AcrR family transcriptional regulator: MSVLREGPSRRDAQRVETRQRVFEAALAEFRRAGAASADIGAIATAAGVARGTFYFHFPTKEHVLAEVVRREERRVADGLTRFLTAPHGLGDVLGEVVRLVLATERRVGKTLFKDVLALYFSPSRPDIDEWDGHPVMVMIIEEIAQARARGEVREEADPAHSGYFFFLGLYALLATIREAKAVRAGLLAEFITATLRGLEPR; encoded by the coding sequence ATGTCCGTACTTCGGGAGGGGCCGTCCCGGCGGGACGCGCAGCGCGTCGAGACACGTCAGCGGGTGTTCGAGGCGGCGCTCGCCGAGTTCCGGCGAGCGGGTGCCGCGAGCGCGGACATCGGCGCCATCGCGACCGCGGCGGGGGTCGCGCGGGGCACTTTCTACTTCCATTTCCCCACCAAGGAGCACGTCCTCGCGGAGGTCGTGCGGCGCGAGGAACGCCGGGTCGCCGACGGCCTCACCCGGTTCCTCACCGCCCCGCACGGCCTCGGCGACGTGCTCGGCGAAGTGGTCCGGCTCGTCCTGGCGACCGAGCGCAGGGTCGGGAAGACCCTCTTCAAGGACGTCCTCGCGCTCTACTTCTCCCCCTCGCGCCCCGACATCGACGAGTGGGACGGCCACCCGGTGATGGTCATGATCATCGAGGAGATCGCGCAGGCCAGGGCACGCGGCGAGGTCCGGGAGGAGGCCGATCCCGCGCACAGCGGCTACTTCTTCTTCCTCGGCCTGTACGCGCTGCTCGCCACGATCCGCGAGGCCAAGGCCGTCCGGGCCGGGCTCCTCGCGGAGTTCATCACGGCGACGCTGCGCGGTCTGGAGCCGCGGTGA
- a CDS encoding cytochrome P450: MGTEEPIRWDPYDPVIGKDPYPVYRRLREEAPLYYNDAHDFYAVSRYEDLDRGLPDWQTFSSARGNILELIKSGIEIPPGTLIFEDPDAHGIHRRLLTRMFTPRRIGALEPMVRDYCRRTLDPLVGEKGFDLVAAVGTELPMRVISALLGIPDEAQESIRDSADKFITTEDGGQMDFSAGAVMDTEQLSAYIDWRIKNPSDDLVTELLTAEFEDEHGVRRTLSRDEVVTYMTVVAGAGNETTGRLIGWIGSLLAQNPDQRRDLVADPSLIPNAVEEVLRYEPAGHAIARAVMTDQEFHGQTVPAGSALLFIVAAANRDERRYPDPDRFDVRRKIRHQMTFGYGIHYCLGAALARLEGRVAMEEILKRFREWEVDWDKANLASTSTVRGWESLPIILR; the protein is encoded by the coding sequence GTGGGCACTGAGGAACCGATCCGCTGGGACCCCTACGACCCGGTCATCGGGAAGGACCCCTATCCGGTGTACCGGCGGCTGCGCGAAGAGGCGCCGCTCTACTACAACGACGCCCATGACTTCTACGCGGTCAGCCGGTACGAGGACCTCGACCGGGGCCTGCCGGACTGGCAGACGTTCTCTTCGGCGCGCGGCAACATCCTCGAGCTCATCAAGTCGGGCATCGAGATCCCGCCGGGCACCCTCATCTTCGAGGACCCCGACGCGCACGGCATCCACCGCCGGCTGCTCACCAGGATGTTCACGCCGCGGCGGATCGGCGCGCTGGAGCCGATGGTCCGCGACTACTGCCGGCGCACCCTCGACCCGCTGGTCGGGGAGAAGGGCTTCGACCTGGTCGCCGCCGTAGGCACCGAGCTGCCTATGCGCGTCATCAGCGCGCTCCTCGGCATCCCCGACGAGGCGCAGGAGTCCATCCGCGACTCGGCGGACAAGTTCATCACCACCGAGGACGGCGGTCAGATGGACTTCAGCGCGGGCGCGGTGATGGACACCGAGCAGCTCAGCGCCTACATCGACTGGCGGATCAAGAACCCCTCGGACGACCTGGTGACGGAGCTGCTCACCGCCGAGTTCGAGGACGAGCACGGGGTCCGGCGCACCCTGTCCCGCGACGAGGTGGTCACCTACATGACCGTCGTCGCGGGCGCCGGGAACGAGACGACGGGGCGGCTCATCGGCTGGATCGGCTCCCTGCTGGCCCAGAACCCCGACCAGCGCCGCGACCTCGTCGCCGACCCGTCCCTGATCCCGAACGCGGTCGAGGAGGTGCTGCGGTACGAGCCCGCGGGCCACGCGATCGCCCGCGCCGTCATGACGGACCAGGAGTTCCACGGCCAGACGGTCCCGGCGGGCAGCGCCCTGCTGTTCATCGTGGCCGCGGCGAACCGGGACGAACGCCGCTACCCCGACCCGGACCGCTTCGACGTCCGCCGCAAGATCCGGCACCAGATGACGTTCGGGTACGGCATCCACTACTGCCTCGGGGCCGCCCTCGCCAGGCTGGAAGGCAGGGTGGCGATGGAGGAGATCCTCAAGCGCTTCCGGGAGTGGGAGGTGGACTGGGACAAGGCCAACCTCGCCTCGACGTCCACGGTCCGCGGCTGGGAGTCGCTCCCGATCATCCTGCGGTAG
- a CDS encoding acyclic terpene utilization AtuA family protein, whose product MTRRPVRIANFSGYLGDRHGALDEVMAGDAVDVLVGDYLAEVTLASLSARHRADPAKGYVGYFLGQIRPHLAAIAERGTKVVTNAGAFHPAGLAEALRAVISTEGLPLRVAHIEGDNLLPHLAELREAGHDLAHLDTGAPLASWGAEPISANAYLGGRGIAAALEAGADIVICGRVTDASLTSGPAAWWHGWAEDAWDALAGAVLAGHIIECGPHATGGNFTGFAVIPGGSANVPGALRPGYPLAEVAADGSSVITKHADHPGAVTVDTVTAQLVYEIQGPDYLNPDVTVHLADVRLRQAGPDRVEVSGTTGSAPPPTTKVALFAPIGHQIVMTAYLTGLRIAEKHALLAAQIRDLAAPGVEDLDVTLLGTAAADPRSQWEATVPVRIMATAKERAPLEYANFAARVNALFLGSVPGFFIDTAAAPALAPQPRIEYWPGLLPLEAVEHRAVLDDGRRIGIAPPKITQGFAGQPVQPEPAPYPSGRTERAPLGRIAFARSGDKGGNSNVGVWTADPEAWPWLRAALGTDAIRGLLPETADLEIVRHEFPHLRAVHFVLRGLLGVGGSSNLRVDQVGKAVGEYLLARVVDIPVELLDRRPATAG is encoded by the coding sequence ATGACCCGACGGCCGGTGCGCATCGCCAATTTCTCCGGATACCTCGGCGACCGCCATGGCGCGCTGGACGAGGTCATGGCCGGGGATGCGGTGGACGTCCTCGTCGGGGACTACCTCGCCGAGGTCACGCTCGCCTCGCTTTCGGCGCGGCACCGGGCGGATCCGGCCAAGGGATACGTCGGGTACTTCCTCGGGCAGATCCGGCCACATCTCGCGGCCATCGCCGAGCGTGGGACCAAGGTCGTGACGAACGCGGGGGCGTTCCATCCGGCAGGGCTCGCGGAAGCCCTGCGTGCGGTGATCTCCACGGAGGGCCTGCCGCTGCGGGTCGCGCACATCGAAGGCGACAACCTGCTCCCCCATCTGGCGGAGCTGCGGGAGGCCGGGCACGACCTCGCGCACCTGGACACCGGCGCGCCGCTGGCCTCCTGGGGGGCCGAGCCGATCAGCGCCAACGCCTACCTCGGCGGCCGAGGCATCGCCGCGGCGCTGGAGGCGGGCGCGGACATCGTGATCTGCGGGCGGGTCACCGACGCGTCGCTGACCTCGGGGCCCGCGGCCTGGTGGCACGGCTGGGCCGAGGACGCCTGGGACGCGCTGGCCGGGGCGGTCCTCGCCGGGCACATCATCGAGTGCGGGCCGCACGCCACGGGCGGCAACTTCACCGGGTTCGCCGTGATTCCGGGTGGATCCGCGAACGTCCCGGGCGCGCTCCGGCCCGGCTACCCCCTCGCCGAGGTCGCCGCAGACGGGTCCAGCGTCATCACCAAGCACGCGGACCACCCCGGCGCGGTCACCGTCGACACCGTCACGGCCCAGCTCGTCTACGAGATCCAGGGGCCGGACTACCTCAATCCCGACGTGACCGTCCATCTCGCGGACGTCCGCCTGCGCCAGGCCGGGCCCGACCGCGTCGAGGTGTCCGGCACGACCGGGTCCGCGCCGCCGCCCACCACGAAGGTCGCGCTGTTCGCGCCGATCGGCCACCAGATCGTCATGACGGCCTACCTCACCGGCCTGCGCATCGCGGAGAAGCACGCGCTGCTCGCCGCCCAGATCCGCGACCTGGCCGCGCCGGGCGTCGAGGACCTCGACGTCACGCTGCTCGGCACCGCCGCCGCGGACCCGCGCAGCCAGTGGGAGGCGACGGTCCCGGTGCGGATCATGGCCACCGCGAAGGAGCGGGCACCCCTGGAGTACGCGAACTTCGCCGCCCGCGTCAACGCGCTGTTCCTCGGCAGCGTCCCCGGGTTCTTCATCGACACCGCCGCCGCGCCCGCGCTCGCACCGCAGCCGCGGATCGAGTACTGGCCGGGCCTGCTTCCCCTGGAGGCGGTCGAGCACAGGGCGGTCCTGGACGACGGGCGCCGCATCGGCATCGCACCGCCCAAGATCACCCAGGGGTTCGCCGGGCAGCCCGTCCAGCCGGAGCCCGCGCCATACCCCTCGGGCCGGACCGAGCGGGCGCCGCTCGGCCGGATCGCCTTCGCGCGGAGCGGCGACAAGGGCGGCAACAGCAACGTCGGCGTGTGGACCGCGGACCCCGAGGCGTGGCCCTGGCTGCGCGCCGCGCTCGGGACCGACGCGATCCGCGGCCTCCTTCCCGAGACCGCGGACCTGGAGATCGTCCGGCACGAGTTCCCGCACCTGCGCGCGGTCCACTTCGTGCTGCGCGGGCTCCTCGGCGTCGGCGGGTCCAGCAACCTGCGGGTCGACCAGGTCGGCAAGGCCGTGGGCGAGTACCTCCTCGCCCGCGTCGTGGACATACCCGTCGAGCTGCTGGACCGGCGGCCGGCTACCGCAGGATGA
- a CDS encoding TetR/AcrR family transcriptional regulator, with product MSSSAAGRVPQGERSQAMRRRLLDATVRCLVEYGWSGTSTVLVSERAGVSRGAQLHHFPTKNHLVLAAVEHLWESRAEAHRAAFAALPDGPDKVHRVVHLLGEHFSGDLYTAALELWVAARSDAALHEAVVRLEQRIGQAAHRRTVEALGVDESVPGVRELVQATLDLVRGLGLANTLTDDSARRARILDRWARTLDQALRTATP from the coding sequence GTGTCGTCTTCCGCGGCGGGCCGGGTCCCGCAGGGTGAGCGGTCGCAGGCCATGCGCCGGCGGCTGCTCGACGCGACGGTCAGGTGCCTCGTCGAGTACGGCTGGAGCGGGACGTCCACGGTGCTGGTGTCCGAACGGGCCGGGGTCAGCCGCGGCGCGCAGCTCCACCACTTTCCGACCAAGAACCACCTGGTGCTCGCCGCCGTCGAGCATCTGTGGGAGTCGCGCGCGGAGGCGCACCGCGCCGCCTTCGCCGCGCTGCCCGACGGCCCGGACAAGGTCCACAGGGTCGTGCACCTGCTCGGCGAGCACTTCTCCGGCGACCTCTACACCGCGGCCCTCGAGCTGTGGGTGGCCGCGCGCAGCGACGCCGCGCTGCACGAGGCGGTCGTCCGGCTGGAGCAGCGGATCGGGCAGGCCGCCCACCGCCGGACGGTCGAGGCCCTCGGCGTCGACGAGTCGGTGCCGGGCGTGCGCGAACTCGTCCAGGCGACCCTGGACCTCGTGCGCGGCCTCGGCCTCGCCAACACCCTCACCGACGACTCCGCGCGCCGGGCCCGGATCCTCGACCGCTGGGCGCGCACGCTCGATCAGGCACTGCGCACCGCCACCCCCTGA
- a CDS encoding acyl-CoA dehydrogenase family protein — MRAWTPEQELLRDTARRFTEREIAPHLDAWEDAGEIPRALHREAAKHGLMGLGFAEDKGGDGGTLLDGMAAQEAMFEAGMSSGLAAGLFTHGIALPHIAARGSADLIDRYVRPTLAGELIGALGITEPGGGSDVGALRTTAVRDGDHYVVNGAKTFITSGVRADFITTAVRTGGPGSGGVSLLIVDKDTPGLTVDRALAKMGWRCSDTAELSFVDVRVPVSHLVGEENAGFAYIAEQFVVERLGLAVHAYGIAARSLALTAAYCRDRATFGAPLVSRQVVRHKLVEMHRQVEVARTYALSVAERHVSGGLDADVIAAACLAKQTAVECATHVCHEAVQLHGGTGYMHGTEVERHYRDARLLPIGGGATEVLTDLAAKLLGYTP; from the coding sequence TTGCGAGCCTGGACCCCCGAGCAGGAACTGCTGCGCGACACCGCGCGCCGCTTCACCGAGCGCGAGATCGCGCCCCACCTCGACGCCTGGGAGGACGCGGGCGAGATCCCGCGCGCGCTGCACCGGGAGGCCGCGAAGCACGGCCTCATGGGTCTCGGGTTCGCCGAGGACAAGGGCGGCGACGGTGGCACGCTGCTGGACGGCATGGCCGCGCAGGAGGCGATGTTCGAGGCGGGCATGTCGAGCGGCCTCGCGGCGGGCCTGTTCACCCATGGGATCGCGCTGCCCCACATCGCCGCGCGCGGCAGCGCCGACCTCATCGACCGGTACGTCCGGCCGACCCTCGCGGGCGAACTGATCGGCGCGCTCGGCATCACCGAGCCCGGCGGCGGCTCCGACGTCGGCGCGCTGCGCACGACCGCGGTCCGCGACGGAGACCACTATGTCGTCAACGGGGCCAAGACCTTCATCACCAGCGGCGTCCGCGCCGACTTCATCACCACCGCGGTCCGGACGGGTGGGCCGGGCTCGGGCGGCGTCAGCCTGCTCATCGTCGACAAGGACACGCCGGGCCTGACCGTCGACCGGGCGCTGGCCAAGATGGGCTGGCGCTGCTCCGACACCGCGGAACTGTCCTTCGTGGACGTGCGGGTGCCGGTGTCCCATCTCGTCGGCGAGGAGAACGCGGGCTTCGCCTACATCGCCGAGCAGTTCGTGGTGGAGCGGCTCGGCCTGGCCGTCCACGCCTACGGCATCGCCGCCCGGTCGCTCGCCCTCACCGCGGCCTACTGCCGGGACCGCGCGACGTTCGGGGCCCCGCTCGTCAGCCGCCAGGTCGTCCGGCACAAGCTCGTGGAGATGCACCGGCAGGTCGAGGTCGCCCGCACCTACGCCCTTTCCGTCGCCGAACGCCATGTCTCGGGCGGCCTGGACGCCGATGTGATCGCCGCGGCCTGCCTCGCCAAGCAGACCGCCGTCGAGTGCGCCACGCACGTCTGCCACGAGGCGGTCCAGCTGCACGGCGGCACCGGCTACATGCACGGCACCGAGGTCGAGCGGCACTACCGCGACGCCCGGCTCCTGCCCATCGGCGGCGGCGCCACCGAGGTGCTCACCGACCTCGCCGCGAAGCTCCTCGGCTACACGCCCTGA
- a CDS encoding polyprenyl synthetase family protein, with protein MAGKLWRADWPVPGAVPDLAVHDAPHRGCGTERWWFTARLHHGAAEHGLVIAFLRQGGTRPDGTPLDAHAVYWQLGDRARPSMTGESGASWLDRESLELSRLLAATDPATDPRVRRAFLASSAEEPPLPDRLLPRPARIGLGGLDLDFGGVARLRKDPDGAYRIEADGTGCAFSLRLAPRKGAVTQTVGTDDDVPGWLYTYFVPRLTVEGGLRRGGRTAEVTGEAWYEHSFGDAWHVPDGQDGADWSCARTALRLDNGWELSVFTAGRTDVVTGATEPRDCRAVLCSPDGERHEAKASLMGAEPWTSLATFNTYDTVWELDVPGHEAALRVRAWFPQEVRSLVFRTGALAAHVEAQGTMAGRPVTGRGLAEIVPANRIGDIERYVARTREVTGQEIRRLLPDRPDPSALAALAGLSDRPEALDPDLAADLHAALVRPLRHAADGLGKSLRAYIATAAIELFGVDSEPYRPLLGAIEVLHTGNLIVDDVEDRSPTRRGVPSVHSVYGDAAAINAGTAAYFVLDQVLRDVLPDDDLLRRHVYETYLRVMRAGHAGQALDIAGHRAAMDAAVETGDAEALLRRIRTVHLLKTATPVRGLAEIGALIAGATGDTYRALGAYFEAVGLAYQISDDVMDLRGLTAPDPAGGRVATKHAAEDLHAGKVTMPLAHAVALVPRGLVREIWHTVRDGRADTQAVREIAAVLEGHGAVQACTDEARGLVDRAWQPLQGLLPHTHHAVLVRALGSYAAERERE; from the coding sequence ATGGCGGGGAAGCTGTGGCGGGCCGACTGGCCGGTGCCGGGGGCGGTCCCCGACCTCGCCGTGCACGACGCACCGCATCGCGGTTGCGGCACCGAGCGGTGGTGGTTCACCGCCCGGCTGCACCACGGGGCCGCCGAGCACGGACTCGTCATCGCCTTCCTGCGGCAGGGCGGCACCCGGCCCGACGGGACCCCGCTGGACGCGCACGCGGTGTACTGGCAGCTCGGCGACCGCGCCCGCCCGTCCATGACCGGCGAGTCGGGCGCGTCGTGGCTGGACCGGGAGAGCCTCGAACTGTCCCGGTTGCTCGCCGCGACCGACCCGGCCACCGACCCGCGCGTCCGCCGGGCGTTCCTGGCGTCCTCCGCCGAAGAGCCGCCGCTTCCCGACCGGCTTCTGCCCAGGCCCGCGCGGATCGGGCTGGGCGGCCTCGACCTGGACTTCGGCGGGGTGGCCCGGCTGCGCAAGGACCCCGACGGCGCCTACCGGATCGAGGCCGACGGGACGGGCTGCGCGTTCTCCCTGCGGCTGGCCCCGCGGAAGGGCGCCGTGACCCAGACCGTCGGCACGGACGACGACGTCCCGGGCTGGCTGTACACCTACTTCGTCCCCCGGCTGACGGTCGAGGGCGGCCTCCGGCGCGGCGGGCGCACCGCCGAGGTGACCGGCGAGGCCTGGTACGAGCACTCCTTCGGCGACGCCTGGCATGTCCCCGACGGCCAGGACGGCGCCGACTGGTCGTGCGCCCGGACCGCCCTCCGTCTGGACAACGGCTGGGAGCTCTCCGTCTTCACCGCGGGCCGCACCGACGTCGTCACCGGCGCGACCGAGCCGCGGGACTGCCGCGCCGTCCTGTGCTCCCCCGACGGGGAGCGCCACGAGGCCAAGGCCTCCCTCATGGGCGCGGAGCCGTGGACCTCCCTGGCCACTTTCAACACTTATGACACGGTCTGGGAGCTTGACGTCCCCGGGCACGAGGCCGCCCTGCGCGTCCGGGCGTGGTTCCCGCAGGAGGTGCGCTCGCTGGTCTTTCGGACCGGCGCCCTCGCCGCCCATGTCGAAGCCCAGGGCACGATGGCGGGGCGGCCGGTGACGGGGCGGGGGCTCGCCGAGATCGTCCCGGCCAACCGGATCGGGGACATCGAGCGCTATGTCGCCCGGACCCGCGAGGTCACCGGGCAGGAGATCCGCCGCCTGCTCCCCGACCGGCCCGACCCGTCGGCGCTGGCCGCGCTCGCGGGCCTCTCGGACCGGCCGGAGGCACTCGATCCGGACCTCGCCGCCGACCTCCACGCCGCCCTCGTCCGCCCCCTCCGGCACGCCGCCGACGGCCTCGGCAAGAGCCTGCGCGCCTACATCGCGACCGCCGCGATCGAGTTGTTCGGCGTGGACAGCGAGCCCTACCGGCCACTGCTCGGCGCGATCGAGGTGCTGCACACCGGCAACCTCATCGTCGACGACGTCGAGGACCGCTCCCCCACCCGCCGCGGCGTGCCGTCCGTGCACAGCGTGTACGGCGACGCGGCGGCGATCAACGCGGGGACGGCCGCCTACTTCGTCCTGGACCAGGTGCTTCGCGACGTCCTGCCCGACGACGACCTGCTGCGCCGCCACGTCTACGAGACGTATCTGCGGGTCATGCGGGCCGGGCACGCGGGCCAGGCCCTGGACATCGCGGGGCACCGGGCCGCGATGGACGCGGCGGTCGAGACCGGCGACGCCGAGGCGCTGCTGCGCCGGATCCGGACCGTCCACCTGCTCAAGACCGCGACGCCGGTCCGGGGCCTCGCCGAGATCGGCGCGCTGATCGCCGGGGCGACGGGCGACACGTACCGCGCGCTCGGCGCCTACTTCGAGGCGGTCGGGCTCGCCTACCAGATCAGCGACGACGTCATGGACCTGCGCGGCCTCACCGCCCCGGACCCCGCCGGCGGCCGCGTCGCCACCAAGCACGCCGCCGAGGACCTTCACGCGGGCAAGGTCACGATGCCGCTCGCGCACGCGGTCGCGCTGGTCCCCCGGGGGCTGGTCCGCGAGATCTGGCACACCGTCCGCGACGGCCGGGCCGACACCCAGGCCGTCCGGGAGATCGCCGCGGTCCTGGAAGGGCACGGCGCCGTCCAGGCCTGCACGGACGAGGCGCGCGGGCTGGTGGACCGGGCCTGGCAGCCCCTCCAGGGCCTCCTTCCGCACACGCACCATGCCGTCCTCGTCCGCGCGCTGGGCTCCTACGCCGCCGAGCGCGAGCGGGAGTGA
- a CDS encoding DUF6230 family protein has product MRSRGRRRRPQPRPSIRPRRFAAVLVPSLALGGVLAAAVGQGALAASFAVSGRDMKVSADRIEGTGYVTYPSVARSADGTEHAVTVLAVKTARVRALCQSSVLDTPLGRYVLRLSAAPDGPPVRVSDLALSATSIDADLGFTSLQLNRDAASLDAVPGYSGAPGHYGIQALGFAVTNVRVRSWSVFSSSIHVKGLRLAVGRDEAECF; this is encoded by the coding sequence TTGCGAAGCCGCGGCCGGCGGAGGCGGCCACAGCCCCGGCCGTCCATCCGCCCGCGCCGCTTCGCCGCGGTGCTCGTCCCGTCGCTGGCGCTCGGCGGCGTCCTCGCCGCGGCGGTCGGGCAGGGCGCGCTCGCCGCCTCCTTCGCCGTGTCCGGGCGTGACATGAAGGTCTCCGCCGACCGGATCGAGGGCACCGGCTACGTCACCTATCCGTCCGTCGCCCGTTCCGCCGACGGCACGGAGCACGCGGTCACCGTGCTCGCGGTGAAGACGGCCCGGGTGCGCGCGCTGTGCCAGTCGTCGGTTCTCGACACGCCGCTCGGACGCTACGTCCTCAGGCTGAGCGCCGCGCCGGACGGCCCGCCCGTCCGGGTCAGCGACCTCGCGCTCTCGGCGACCTCGATCGACGCCGACCTCGGCTTCACCAGCCTCCAGCTCAACCGGGACGCCGCCTCCCTGGACGCGGTGCCCGGCTACAGCGGGGCCCCGGGCCACTACGGAATCCAGGCGCTCGGCTTCGCCGTCACGAACGTCCGGGTGCGGTCGTGGTCGGTCTTCAGCAGCTCGATCCACGTGAAGGGCCTGCGGCTCGCCGTCGGCCGCGACGAGGCGGAGTGCTTCTGA
- a CDS encoding DUF6114 domain-containing protein, with protein sequence MGLRAWVDGRPFAAGLLAVLAGAEILLTPVVGAGILVHTGLAGQLSFLLGLLLVVFGLLFWTAPSLRVVVGALTIAVGLASFLTANLGGFLVGLLLALVGGAAGISWAPAEVRPPGRGRHRSAV encoded by the coding sequence ATGGGTCTGCGCGCCTGGGTCGACGGCCGTCCCTTCGCGGCGGGCCTCCTCGCCGTCCTCGCCGGCGCCGAGATCCTGCTGACGCCCGTCGTCGGCGCGGGGATCCTCGTCCATACCGGGCTCGCCGGACAGCTCAGCTTCCTGCTCGGCCTTCTCCTCGTCGTCTTCGGCCTGCTCTTCTGGACGGCCCCTTCCCTCCGCGTGGTGGTCGGCGCCCTGACGATCGCCGTCGGGCTCGCGTCCTTCCTCACCGCCAACCTCGGCGGCTTCCTGGTCGGGCTGCTGCTCGCCCTCGTCGGCGGGGCCGCGGGCATCTCCTGGGCGCCCGCCGAGGTCCGCCCTCCCGGGCGAGGCCGGCACCGGTCGGCCGTCTGA